CCGCAAGCACATCAAGGTCGAGCCGGACCGCTGGTACTACTGGGCCGACAAACTCGGCCTGATGGTGTGGCAGGACATGCCGGCGTCGAAGACCGATGCGATGCCCGAGCCGTGGCGCACCCAGTTCAAGTCCGAGTTGCACGAGATGGTCGAGGAACACAAGAGCTTCACCTCGATCACCGTCTGGGTGCCGTTCAACGAGGGCTGGGGCGAGTGGGACCGGACCGAGACCGGCGCGATCGCCGACTCGGTCAAGGCACAGGATCCGTCCCGCCTGGTCAACGCCCACAGCGGCGTGAACTGCTGCAACTCGCACGGAGACTCCGGCCGCGGCGACCTCCTCGACTATCACGCGTACCTCGGCCCGGCGACCACCGCGCCGACGAGCGACCGTGCGGCGGTCGACGGCGAGCACGGCGGGTTCGGCCTGAAGGTGCCCGACCACATGTGGTTCGGCGACGGGTCGGCGTACGAGATGGAGCCGGACTCGGCGACTCTCACCCGCAGGTACGTCGAGAACCAGACCGATGTGCTCAGATCCGCCCAGCAGTGCGGGATCAGCGGCTCGGTCTACACCCAGATCACCGACGTCGAGGGGGAGCTGAACGGCTTCTTCACCTACGACCGCCGGGTGCCGAAGATGGACTTCGCCCAAGTGCGGACGATCAACAAACAGATTGTCGACAATGCGAACGGAACCGGCACCGGCGCCCCGGACCCCGGCCCGGGCACGCCCGGCGTCGACGGCATCCACTTCTACCCGCTGGACGGATCCGGAGAAGATGCCGTCGGCAACAACGACGCGACGCTGCAAGGCGGCGCGGTCTACGGTCCGGGCAAGATCGGCCAAGGCCTCGCGCTGAACGGAGCCGGTCAGTACGCCGATACCGGCGCGGCGCTGCTCGACACCAGCAAGAACTACACGGCCAGCGCCTGGGTGAAGCTGAACAAGGCCGACGGCTCGTTCCAGACGTTCGTCAGCCAGGACGGCGATCGCGACAGCGCCTTCTTCCTGCAGTACTCCGGCCAGGACCAGCGGTTCGCGATGAGCTTCCCGGGCATCCGGGCCCTGTCGCCGACCAAGCCGAACCCGGGGCAGTGGTACCACGTCACCGGCGTACGCGACGTGGTGAAAGGTGAGCTGCGGCTGTACGTCGACGGTCAGCCCGTCGCCGCGAAGTCCGCCTGCACGTTGGATTCCAGCTCGACCGGCAACACGGTGATCGGCCGGGCGAAGTTCGGCGGCAACCCGGTCGACTTCCTGGACGGGACGATCGACCAGGTGCACCTCTACGACCGAGCCCTGACCGACGCGGAGGTGCAGTCCCTGTACGAATCCGGCCGGTAAGAGTTCGAGATGCGCAGAAGCCGCCGAGCCCTGATCCTGGTAGGTAACCGACCTGCGGAGGTGAGTGCGATGGCTGCACCCAGCCAGGTGCTCGCACCCCGCACCACGGGCCGGTTCCGGCCGCCGCGGTTCGGGCTCGGCGGCTCGCACCTCGGCGACCCAGGAGCTGACCCAGGAGACGAGACCCGAGACGAGATCGCGGTCGCGACGATCGACGCGGCGTACCAGGCCGGTATCAGGTTCTTCGACACGTCCCCGGCGTACGGCGAGTCCGAGCGACGACTCGGTACGGCGCTGAAGCGGCGGCCACGTGGTGAGTTCCTGGTGTCGACGAAGGTGGTCGGCGACGACCCGGAGGACTCGGTCCGGGCGAGCAGCGAGCGGCTCGGTCTCGCGGTGGATCTGGTGTTCGCGCAGGACGACGCGGCGTACCCGGTGCTCGACCGGCTGCGGCGCGACGGCGTGATCAAGGCACTCGGAGCGGTGTCGGACGACTGGCGTGAGCTCGATCGGCTGGTGCGGGACGTGGAGCTGGACTGCGTGCTGCTCACCGCGCAGTACGAGCTCCTCGACCAGTCGGCCAAGCCACTGCTGGATCGTTGCGTCGCGCGCGGAGTGTCCGCGGTCGTGTCCGGCGTACTCACGCCACAGGTGCTGCACATGGAGACCGTCCAGGCGCGCCGGCTCTCGGCGGTGTGCGAGCGGTACGGCGTCTCGTTGCCGCAGGCCGCGCTCGCCTTTCCCAGCAGGCATTCCGCGGTGACCTCGGTGCTGATCGCGGCGTCGTCGCCCGCGGAGATCCGGGCCGATGCGGCGCTCGTCCGGCAGCCGGTGCCGGAGCGGCTCTGGAAGGATCCGGAGTTGCTGCGTTTGCTATCTTGAAAGCAGGAGTCGGTGTTCCAGCGGGCTCCCCGGACGAGCGGCGCCGTACCCGGTCTGAGAAGACGGCGCCTTGCCCCTCAAGGAGGGGGTCGTCCCATGCATGCGATCGATGTCGTCGAAATCGTTGGTGCGCTCACCATTCTGGTCGCGTTCGCGGCCGCCCAGGCAGGCAAGCTGGAGCAGCGCACGTTCACGTACCAGCTCCTGAACCTGATCGGATCGGGGGTGCTGGCAACGATCGCGGCCGTGGAGCTGTCCTGGGGGTTCCTGCTGCTGGAGGGCACCTGGGCCGTCATCAGCCTGCTCGGCCTGCTGAATCTGCTGAGGCGCAAGGACGCGAACTAGAACTTGTCGCCCGGGTCGGTCGCCGTACCGGGCGAACCCGACGGCGCGACCGTCGGGATGCCGGTGCTCGGTGTGGTCGTCGTCGGGCTGCCGGTCGTCGGCGAGGCGGATCCGGTCCCGGGAGGCGGTGTGGTCGGCGTGATCGTGACCGTCGTGGTCCCGCTCGGGGTCGGGATGACGGGTTCCGGCTCCAGCGGCGCGGCGTTCCGGAACAACAGCCACGCGAGGAACACCGCGAGCGCCATGATCACGGCCATCGTCAGCAGCGCGAACGCCAGCGCCCAGCGCGACGCCGGACGCAGCGCGTTCGGCCACGGCAGCGGCCAGATCCGGAACAGGCCGGGGCGCCGCCGGTTCTCCCAGTAGTGCCGGAAGTCCGGTCCGCGGAGCTTCCCGGGCTGCGGGATCCGGTCCATCAGGACCGCGGACAGGATCTCCTCGCCGCGGCGTTCCGCGATCAGCCGCTCGTCGGACGCCGCGCTGGACCCGTCGTCGGTCCGGATCGGCCCGACCGCGACCCAGAGCGCGAGATCGTCGTCGTCGGAGTCGTTGTGCGCGAGTACGGCGTCCTCGGGGAGGTCGTCGACGGCGTTCACGAACCGCTCGCGGGCGGCGGCGTCGTCGGCCGAACCCTCGGTCATCATCGCGACGATCGCGTCCCGGCCGTCCTCGGAGCTGGCGGTGTACAGGTAACCGGCCGCGTTCGCGCCGAGGCGGCCGCGGAGCCAGAACTCGCCGACCCGCGGCGGGTCCTCCGGCTGCAGCGGCAGGGCGTCCGGAATCTCCAGCGCAGGCCGGTCGTCCGGCTGCACCTTCGGCTGGGATTCGGTCGCAGTCATCACCCCAATCCCACCACATCCCCGGTAGCACGCGCACCGAACCCACCTTGAGCACCCACCAACCATTTCCGGACCGGACATTTGGTTGGTGGGTGCTCAAGGTGTGGCGGGGGCTGGATTTGGGGTGGCGGGGGAGGATGGGACGGGGCGTAGCGGCGCTGGCCCTCGCGATCTGATGGAATGGGCTGGCGTTGCGAGCGGTGGAGACAGTGGGGAATGACATGGTCCGCGTGCGGGCCCCGGAAGGACAGGCATGACCGAAACCACGGTGCCGGCAGGAACGGTGGCCCAGCAGTCCCGTCTGATCGGCGAGGCCCTTGGCGAGGTCAAGCGGGTGATCGTCGGCCAGGAGCACATGGTCGAGACCCTGATGGTGTCGCTGCTGGCCAAGGGGCACTGCCTGCTCGAGGGTGTTCCGGGCGTCGCCAAGACGCTGGCCGTCCGCACCTTCGCCAGCGTGGTCGGCGGCACGTTCGCCCGGATCCAGTTCACGCCGGACCTGGTCCCGTCCGACATCGTCGGCACCCGGATCTACCGGCAGACCCGGGAGGCCTTCGACATCGAGCTCGGCCCGACGTTCGTGAACTTCGTGCTGGCCGACGAGGTCAACCGCGCGCCGGCCAAGGTGCAGTCCGCGATGCTGGAGCTGATGGCCGAGCGGCAGGTGTCGATCGGCGGCCAGACGTTCCCGATGCCGAAGCCGTTCATCGTGATCGCGACCCAGAACCCGATCGAGTCCGAGGGCGTGTACCCGCTGCCCGAGGCGCAGCGGGACCGGTTCCTGGTGAAGATCGACGTACCGCATCCGCGCGGCCACGAGGAGTTCGAGATCCTCCGCCGGATGAGCGTCGACCCGCCGGAGCCGCGGCCGGTGCTGAAGCCGGAGACGATCCTCGAGCTGCAGCGGACCGCGGAGCAGGTCTTCGTCCACAACCTGGTCGCGGAGTACGCCGTCCGCCTGGTGATGGCGACCCGGACGCCGACCGACTTCCACCTGCCCGACCTGGAACCGATCATCGAGCTCGGCGTCAGCCCGCGCGCGACCCTCGGAATGATCGCGGCCGGCCGGGCACTCGCGCTGATCCACGGCCGCGACTACCTGCTGCCGAGCGACGTCCAGACCGTCGCGCTGGACGTGATGGGGCACCGGCTCGGCCTGACCTTCGACGCGGTCGCGGACAACATCGACCCGCGCGCCGTGATCGAGCGGATCCTGGCCACCGTCCCGCCGCCGCAGCCGGTCTGGCGCGACGGCGCCGACGGCTCCGGCCGCCCGGAGTTCGTGTAGTGCCCAACCGCCCAGATCCACGAGTTGCGATGACGATCTCGCAGCTCGCCCCCGAGCGTGCGTTGCGGCGGCTGGAGCTGACCGTCGTACGGCGCCTCGAGGGCTACCTGCACGGGGAGCACCTCGGCCTGCTGCCGGGCCCGGGCACCGAGCTCGCCGAGGCGCGTGAGTACCAGGTCGGCGACGACGTACGGCGGATGGACTGGGCAGTCACCGCGCGCACCACGGTTCCGCACGTCCGCGACCTGATCGCGGACCGTGAGCTGGAGACCTGGGCGCTGGTGGACCTGTCCGGCTCGATGGACTTCGGTACGTCGACCCTCGAGAAGCGGGAGCTCGCGGTCGCGGCCGTCGCCACGGTCGGGTTCCTGACCCACCGGCTCGGCGACCGGTTCGGCGGGCTGATGCTGCGCGACTCGGCGCTGCGCCGCTGGCCGGCGCGGTCCGGGCGGCTCGCGCTCTACGGGCTGCTGCGGGCGCTGCTCGCCGAGCAGTTCAACGGCGACGAGGAGGTGCACCGCAGCGATCTGGCCGCGGCAATCGAGTCGATGGCGCGGACGCAGCGTAAGCGCGGACTGCGCGTGATCGTCTCCGACTTCCTCACCCCGCACGACGGCGAGGTGGCCAGCCAGATCGAGCCGTCCTGGGAGCGCGCGATGCGCAAGCTGACCGCGCAGCACCAGGTGCTGGCGGTCGAGATCGTCGACCCGCGGGAACTGGAGCTGCCGAACATCGGCGTCGTCACGATCGGTGACCCGGAGACCGGCGAGGTCCGCGAGATCGACACCCGGCGCCGTAAGGTCCGGGAGGCGTTCGGGACGGCCGCGCTCGCGCAGCGGGAACGAACACGCGCCGCCCTGCGTAGGGTAGGTGCGGGGCACCTGGTGCTGCGGACCGACCGCGACTGGGTCGCCGACACCGTGCGGTTCGTGCTCGCCTACCGGCATGTCGCGTCCCGCCTGCACCAACCGCCGAAGGGAGTGGCTCGCTGATGGAGTTCCTGTCTCCGGCCAGATTGTGGTTCCTGCTGCTCATCCCGCTGATCATCGCGGGGTACATCTTTCTCCAGCACCGTCGCTCGCAGTACGCGCTGCGCTTCACCAACATCGCGCTGCTGGACCGGGTCGCGCCGCGGCGGCCGCAGTGGCGGCGGCACCTGGCCGTCGGGCTGGCGCTGCTGGCCGCACTGACCTGCGTCGTCGCGTTCGCGCAGCCGAAGGACAAGGTGAAGGTCCCGCGCGAGCGGGCCACGATCGTGGTGGCGGTCGACGTCTCGCTGTCGATGATGGCCACCGACATCGACCCGAACCGGCTCGAGGCCGCGAAGAAGTCGGCGAAGAACTTCGTCAACCAGCTGCCCAGCAAGTTCAACGTGGCGCTGGTGAACTTCGCCGGTACGGCGTCGATCATCGTGCCGCCGACCACCGATCGAGCGACCGTGCTGCGCTCGATCGACGGGCTCGAGCTGGCCGAGTCGACCGCGACCGGTGAGGGCATCTTCACCTCGCTGCAGGCGCTCACCCAGGTCCCGCCGGACCCCGATCACCCGACCGAGCCGGCCCCGGCGCGGATCGTGCTGCTGTCCGACGGGAAGCGGACCGTCGGCCGGACCGCCCAGGAGGGCGCGCAGGCGGCGAAGGCGAAGAGCACCCCGGTGTACACGATCTGCTTCGGCACCGACTCCGGCTTCATCGAGATGGACGGCATCCGGCAGCGGGTCCCACCGGACCGCGCCGAGCTGCGGTCGGTCGCCGAGATCAGCGGCGGCAAGGCCTACACCGCGGAGTCGGCCGGCGAGCTCGAGGACGTCTACAAGGACATCGGCTCCTCGGTCGGGTATGACGAGGTCGACAAGGAGATCACCGCCAGGTACGCCGGGATCGCGATGCTCTTCACCCTCGCCGCCGCCGGCGCCTGCATCGCGCTCGCCACACGCTTCCCCTAAAAAGAACGCAGCCCCTAGGAATCCGCATAGGCGGTCAGCCAGGCCAGCGCGGAGTTCCAGTTGATGGCGACCTCGTTGGTGGAGTACGAGCCGATCTCGTCGAGGTAGCACTTGGCGGGAGCGCAGCCCTGAAGGTTGCGTTGGGCAACGGGGTCCTGCAGGTGCGAGTTCGGGCCGCCGGCGAGCGAGCCTGGGTACGGCGACGGTAGTGCGGGGTTGAGCGAGTGGGCCCAGAAGCGGTGGTGCTGGTTGTGGCTCGAGCGTTCGCCGTACCCGGTGACGTAGGACTGGTTCAGTGCGTTCCGGCCGAGTAGGTAGTCGAGCGATTCCAGCGCCGCCGATCGGTAGGCAGGCCGCCCGGTGAGGTCTGCGGCGATGGCGAGGATCATCGCGTCGTTGGCTGTGGCGGAGTTCGATCCCCACACGTACTGGCCGTCGGCGGGCTTGTACGGGTTGGGGTAGCCCTGGGACTTCAGGTCGGCGAGGTAGGTGTCCGCCGCGTCCGTGATTCGCGTGCGCAGCTTCCAGCGGTCGAGCGGTGACAGCCGCCACGGCACGCGGGCCAGCGCGAGATCGGCCAGGCCGCCGGTCTCCTGCCACGAGAACCCGTCGGCCGCGTTCAAGGTCGTCGAGATGAAGCGCTTGTACGACGTCCTCCCCGTCGTCGCGAACAACTCGGCGGCCGCCCACGAGAACTCGTCCGTCACCTTCGTGTCGTCGTACGCGCCACCGCCTTCACCACCCGCCGGGGCATAGACCGCCGGATGCTGGCCTGCCGCGTTCCAGGCCGTCTCCGCGGCGGCCAGGCACCGGGCAGCGAACTGGCGGTCCCAGCGCGCGTAGACCCGGGCGCAGCGCGCACCGACGGCCGCGAGGTTGAGCGTCGCCGCGGTCGAGGTCGGGTAGAGGTAGCGCGGTTGCGGGTCGTCGGCGGGCGCGAGGCCGAGGCCGGTCCACTTCTCGTCGTGGACCTTGTGGTGCACCATGCCGTTCGGCGCCTGCATCCGCAGCAGGAAGTCGAGCTCCCACCGGGCCTCGTCGAGTACGTCGGGCGTCCGGTTGCCGGCCTCGGGAATCTTGAGCGTGACACCGGGGCCGGTCTCCTCGTACAGATCGAGCAGCTGCCACGCGGCGAGCGCCCCGTTCACGACGTACTTCCCGTGGTCGCCGGCGTCGTACCAACCGCCGCGGACGTCGAGGCTGTAGTCGCAGGTGCCCGGGTAGCAGGGGACGGAGGTGTCGCCCTGGTTCGGCGCGACGCCGAGGTGCCCGGCGGCGCGGGCGTACGGCGCGCCGACGTACTTCGCTTCGATCGGGAGGCCGCTGCGGTTGTTGTAGAAGTACTCGAGCGCGTCCTGGCGGAGTCCGGCGTACAGGTGTTTGCCGATGTCGAACGGCTCGCTGACGTCCTCCCCGACGGCCAGCCGGAAGCCGGTGCCGGTGCCGCGGTAGGCGGCGAAGTCGATCAGTTGCACGGCGTCCCCGGCGAGTGCGTCCGTACCGTACGGCGTGGTTCGGCCGGTGGCGACGACCTTGTTGCCCGCGGCAAGCAGGCGCCAGCCGAGCGGGGCGGTGGCCGTGCTGACGTAGGTGGCGCGCTTCGGCCCGTTGGCGACGTACCCGAGCTGGTTGACGCGCACCGGCGAGCCGAAGTCGCGCACTCCGCCGGGCGGGACGATGCCGCCGATGACCGAGATGTTGTCGAGGCAGAGCGTGTACGGCTCGGTCGCGCCGCCCATCTGGAACGACACCTGACCATGCGTGTCGGTGACCGGAGAGGTGGCGGTGAAGGCGTAGGTCTGCGGCGTGCTGTTCGCGTCGACGGTCTTGTTG
This Kribbella sp. NBC_00482 DNA region includes the following protein-coding sequences:
- a CDS encoding LamG-like jellyroll fold domain-containing protein → MLRILTAAALVASAVLVPTAQATPDWHVGTPPLTTPWTDDVSPANALPEYPRPQLTRPEWRNLNGLWQWAPAAVDEQPPFGRTLNEKVLVPYPIESALSGLQKHEDRMWYRRTFQVPDNWKGKRLVLHFGAVDYDAKVWVNGRQVATHRGGYDGFDVDVTNALHTKGPQELIVWAEDLTDETYQPIGKQREVGDHGIFYQGSSGIWRTVWMEPVNVASISRLQITPDLANQTFKVTAETSGPANLDVEVTAYDGRRQVGQVKGKADAELRLKIPNPKPWSPDNPFLYDLKVKLFDRGKMVDQIGSYAGMRSVGLQKGADGKLRMALNGKILFNLSTLDQGFWPDGLNTAPTDAALRFDLDQHKRLGFNTVRKHIKVEPDRWYYWADKLGLMVWQDMPASKTDAMPEPWRTQFKSELHEMVEEHKSFTSITVWVPFNEGWGEWDRTETGAIADSVKAQDPSRLVNAHSGVNCCNSHGDSGRGDLLDYHAYLGPATTAPTSDRAAVDGEHGGFGLKVPDHMWFGDGSAYEMEPDSATLTRRYVENQTDVLRSAQQCGISGSVYTQITDVEGELNGFFTYDRRVPKMDFAQVRTINKQIVDNANGTGTGAPDPGPGTPGVDGIHFYPLDGSGEDAVGNNDATLQGGAVYGPGKIGQGLALNGAGQYADTGAALLDTSKNYTASAWVKLNKADGSFQTFVSQDGDRDSAFFLQYSGQDQRFAMSFPGIRALSPTKPNPGQWYHVTGVRDVVKGELRLYVDGQPVAAKSACTLDSSSTGNTVIGRAKFGGNPVDFLDGTIDQVHLYDRALTDAEVQSLYESGR
- a CDS encoding aldo/keto reductase gives rise to the protein MAAPSQVLAPRTTGRFRPPRFGLGGSHLGDPGADPGDETRDEIAVATIDAAYQAGIRFFDTSPAYGESERRLGTALKRRPRGEFLVSTKVVGDDPEDSVRASSERLGLAVDLVFAQDDAAYPVLDRLRRDGVIKALGAVSDDWRELDRLVRDVELDCVLLTAQYELLDQSAKPLLDRCVARGVSAVVSGVLTPQVLHMETVQARRLSAVCERYGVSLPQAALAFPSRHSAVTSVLIAASSPAEIRADAALVRQPVPERLWKDPELLRLLS
- a CDS encoding CBU_0592 family membrane protein, whose protein sequence is MHAIDVVEIVGALTILVAFAAAQAGKLEQRTFTYQLLNLIGSGVLATIAAVELSWGFLLLEGTWAVISLLGLLNLLRRKDAN
- a CDS encoding AAA family ATPase; the encoded protein is MTETTVPAGTVAQQSRLIGEALGEVKRVIVGQEHMVETLMVSLLAKGHCLLEGVPGVAKTLAVRTFASVVGGTFARIQFTPDLVPSDIVGTRIYRQTREAFDIELGPTFVNFVLADEVNRAPAKVQSAMLELMAERQVSIGGQTFPMPKPFIVIATQNPIESEGVYPLPEAQRDRFLVKIDVPHPRGHEEFEILRRMSVDPPEPRPVLKPETILELQRTAEQVFVHNLVAEYAVRLVMATRTPTDFHLPDLEPIIELGVSPRATLGMIAAGRALALIHGRDYLLPSDVQTVALDVMGHRLGLTFDAVADNIDPRAVIERILATVPPPQPVWRDGADGSGRPEFV
- a CDS encoding DUF58 domain-containing protein; amino-acid sequence: MTISQLAPERALRRLELTVVRRLEGYLHGEHLGLLPGPGTELAEAREYQVGDDVRRMDWAVTARTTVPHVRDLIADRELETWALVDLSGSMDFGTSTLEKRELAVAAVATVGFLTHRLGDRFGGLMLRDSALRRWPARSGRLALYGLLRALLAEQFNGDEEVHRSDLAAAIESMARTQRKRGLRVIVSDFLTPHDGEVASQIEPSWERAMRKLTAQHQVLAVEIVDPRELELPNIGVVTIGDPETGEVREIDTRRRKVREAFGTAALAQRERTRAALRRVGAGHLVLRTDRDWVADTVRFVLAYRHVASRLHQPPKGVAR
- a CDS encoding VWA domain-containing protein, whose amino-acid sequence is MEFLSPARLWFLLLIPLIIAGYIFLQHRRSQYALRFTNIALLDRVAPRRPQWRRHLAVGLALLAALTCVVAFAQPKDKVKVPRERATIVVAVDVSLSMMATDIDPNRLEAAKKSAKNFVNQLPSKFNVALVNFAGTASIIVPPTTDRATVLRSIDGLELAESTATGEGIFTSLQALTQVPPDPDHPTEPAPARIVLLSDGKRTVGRTAQEGAQAAKAKSTPVYTICFGTDSGFIEMDGIRQRVPPDRAELRSVAEISGGKAYTAESAGELEDVYKDIGSSVGYDEVDKEITARYAGIAMLFTLAAAGACIALATRFP
- a CDS encoding glycoside hydrolase family 9 protein; translated protein: MLRSRRRSGAIALLGALTLVPLLTAPVAAADPSYERVLNGTFDVGKEPWWTSGNTPATVADGKLCAQIPAVTVNPWDSMIGQDDLPLEEGQPYTLKFDVSTSRPVQFHAVLQQAAAPYGTVLNKTVDANSTPQTYAFTATSPVTDTHGQVSFQMGGATEPYTLCLDNISVIGGIVPPGGVRDFGSPVRVNQLGYVANGPKRATYVSTATAPLGWRLLAAGNKVVATGRTTPYGTDALAGDAVQLIDFAAYRGTGTGFRLAVGEDVSEPFDIGKHLYAGLRQDALEYFYNNRSGLPIEAKYVGAPYARAAGHLGVAPNQGDTSVPCYPGTCDYSLDVRGGWYDAGDHGKYVVNGALAAWQLLDLYEETGPGVTLKIPEAGNRTPDVLDEARWELDFLLRMQAPNGMVHHKVHDEKWTGLGLAPADDPQPRYLYPTSTAATLNLAAVGARCARVYARWDRQFAARCLAAAETAWNAAGQHPAVYAPAGGEGGGAYDDTKVTDEFSWAAAELFATTGRTSYKRFISTTLNAADGFSWQETGGLADLALARVPWRLSPLDRWKLRTRITDAADTYLADLKSQGYPNPYKPADGQYVWGSNSATANDAMILAIAADLTGRPAYRSAALESLDYLLGRNALNQSYVTGYGERSSHNQHHRFWAHSLNPALPSPYPGSLAGGPNSHLQDPVAQRNLQGCAPAKCYLDEIGSYSTNEVAINWNSALAWLTAYADS